The Cellulomonas flavigena DSM 20109 DNA segment CGCGATCGAACACATGTTCGAATCAGGCCGTGCGATGGGACGGCCAGAAGATCGACGCGGGGGAGGGCAGTGCCCTGCCCGGGCTCGACCTGCGCACCCTGCCCGGGCTCGTCCGCAGCGTGCGCACCCCGGACTTCGCGGGCGTCACCTTCCACGAGGTGCTGGCCCGCACCGCGCTCAACCGCGTGCCCGACGCCTCGTCGGTCCCGTTCCGCTGGACCGTGAACCCGATGCGCGGATGCCTCCACCGGTGCACGTACTGCTTCAGCCGTGGGACCCATCGGTACCTCGACCTCGACGCGGGCAGGGACTTCGACACCCAGATCGTCGTCAAGACCAACGTGGTGGAGGTGCTGCGCGCCGAGGTCTCGCGCGCGTCCTGGGCCCGCGAGCACGTCGCACTGGGCACCAACACCGACCCCTACCAGCGGGCCGAGGGCAGGTACGAGCTCATGCCGGGGATCATCGACGCGCTCGCGGGCTCCGGCACGCCGCTGTCGGTGCTGACCAAGGGCACGCTGCTGCGGCGAGACCTGCCTCTGCTCGCCGCGGCCGCGCGAGACGTGCCCGTGTCGCTGGCCGTGTCGATCGCGGTGCTCGACGACGAGCTGCAGCAGAGCCTGGAGCCCGGGACCCCGAACGCCCGCTCCCGGCTCGGGCTCGTGCGGGCCGTCCGTGACGCCGGGCTGCCCGTGCACGTGCTGGTCGCGCCCGTGCTGCCGTGGCTCACCGACTCCACCGACCACCTCGACCGGCTGCTCGGTGCGGTCGCGGCGGCCGGCGCCGACAGCGCGTCCGTCATGGGGCTGCACCTGCGCCCCGGCGCGCGCGAGTGGTTCCTCGCGTGGCTCGCGCGCGAGCGGCCCGACCTGCTGGCCGGCTACCGCCGCGTCTACCGCGGCGGCTCCTACGCGCACGAGGGGTACCGCACGTGGCTGCGCCGGCGGGTGACTCCGCTCCTGGCCCGGCACGGGCTGGAGGCGCCCGCGGCCGAGGGCGGCGGCGCGCGTCGGGGGAGAGCCGCCGGTGCGACCGCCGCGCCCCAGCTGCAGCCGAGCCTGTTCTGACCGCGCGGCCGGTCCGCCCGACGGCGTGCGGTCGACCCGCGGTATCGCGTGGGCCTGCCCCGCGCGCGCAACTATGATCGACGCCGACGCCCACCTGGGCGCGGATCCCCGACCTGAAGGACCTTCCGTGCTGCGCACCCACACCGCCGGCTCGCTGCGGGCCGAGCACATCGGCACCACCGTCACCCTCACGGGCTGGGTGGACCGGCGTCGCGACCACGGCGGGGTCGCCTTCGTGGACCTGCGCGACGCCTCGGGCATCGCCCAGGTCGTCGTGCGCGACGAGGCCGTCGCGCACGGACTGCGCGCCGAGTACGTGCTGCAGGTCACGGGCGAGGTCGGCCGGCGCCCCGAGGGCAACGAGAACCCGAACCTGGCGACGGGCGAGGTCGAGGTCGTCGCCCACGAGGTCGTCGTGCTCAACGAGTCGGCGCCGCTGCCGTTCCAGGTGTCCGCGTCCGTCGACGAGCAGCCCGGCGAGGAGGCGCGCCTGCGCCACCGCTACCTGGACCTGCGCCGGCAGGGGCCCGCGCACGCGATCCGCCTGCGCGCCCAGGTGAACCGCGCCGCCCGTGCGGTCCTCGACGAGCGCGGCTTCGTCGAGGTCGAGACCCCGACGCTCACGCGCTCCACGCCCGAGGGGGCCCGTGACTTCGTCGTCCCCGCCCGCCTGGCCCCGGGCAGCTGGTACGCCCTGCCGCAGTCGCCGCAGCTGTTCAAGCAGCTGCTGATGGTCGGCGGGCTCGAGCGCTACTACCAGATCGCCCGCTGCTACCGCGACGAGGACTTCCGCGCCGACCGGCAGCCGGAGTTCACCCAGCTCGACGTCGAGGCGTCGTTCGTCGACCAGGACGACGTCATCGAGCTCGCCGAGTCGGTCCTCACCTCCCTGTGGGACCTCATCGGTTATGCGATCCCGACGCCGATCCCGCGGATGACCTACGCCGACGCGATGCGCCGGTACGGCACCGACAAGCCCGACCTGCGTTTCGGCCTGGAGCTCACCGACCTCACCGAGTACTTCGCCGGCACGCCGTTCCGCGTGTTCCAGTCGCCGTACGTCGGCGCGGTCGTGCAGCCCGGCGGAGCGAGCACGCCCCGTCGCGGGTTCGACGCGTGGCAGGAGTGGGCCAAGCAGCGTGGCGCCAAGGGGCTGGCCTACGTGACGGTCGGCGAGGACGGCGAGCTCGGCGGCCCGGTCGCCAAGAACATCTCCGACGCCGAGCGCGCGGGCCTCGCCGCCGCCGTCGGCGCGCAGCCGGGCGACGCCGTGTTCTTCGCCGCCGGCAAGGCCACCGAGGCCCGTGCGCTGCTCGGCGCCGC contains these protein-coding regions:
- a CDS encoding Rv2578c family radical SAM protein; protein product: MRWDGQKIDAGEGSALPGLDLRTLPGLVRSVRTPDFAGVTFHEVLARTALNRVPDASSVPFRWTVNPMRGCLHRCTYCFSRGTHRYLDLDAGRDFDTQIVVKTNVVEVLRAEVSRASWAREHVALGTNTDPYQRAEGRYELMPGIIDALAGSGTPLSVLTKGTLLRRDLPLLAAAARDVPVSLAVSIAVLDDELQQSLEPGTPNARSRLGLVRAVRDAGLPVHVLVAPVLPWLTDSTDHLDRLLGAVAAAGADSASVMGLHLRPGAREWFLAWLARERPDLLAGYRRVYRGGSYAHEGYRTWLRRRVTPLLARHGLEAPAAEGGGARRGRAAGATAAPQLQPSLF
- the aspS gene encoding aspartate--tRNA ligase; translated protein: MLRTHTAGSLRAEHIGTTVTLTGWVDRRRDHGGVAFVDLRDASGIAQVVVRDEAVAHGLRAEYVLQVTGEVGRRPEGNENPNLATGEVEVVAHEVVVLNESAPLPFQVSASVDEQPGEEARLRHRYLDLRRQGPAHAIRLRAQVNRAARAVLDERGFVEVETPTLTRSTPEGARDFVVPARLAPGSWYALPQSPQLFKQLLMVGGLERYYQIARCYRDEDFRADRQPEFTQLDVEASFVDQDDVIELAESVLTSLWDLIGYAIPTPIPRMTYADAMRRYGTDKPDLRFGLELTDLTEYFAGTPFRVFQSPYVGAVVQPGGASTPRRGFDAWQEWAKQRGAKGLAYVTVGEDGELGGPVAKNISDAERAGLAAAVGAQPGDAVFFAAGKATEARALLGAARLEIGRRGGLIDEDAWSFVWVVDAPLFKPTGEDDDVAVGAGAWTAVHHAFTSPTPEWVDRFEEDPGAALAYAYDIVCNGNEIGGGSIRIHRRDVQQRVFQVMGIGEAEAQEKFGFLLDAFQFGAPPHGGIAFGWDRIVTLLTRSDSIREVIAFPKSGGGYDPLTGAPAPISVEQRRETGVDAKPKAAASVPA